In Rhodoferax sediminis, the sequence GGTGGAGCTGTGGAACAAGTCGGCCGCGGCCCAGCTCGATGTGCAGCTGCGTGAACGTCGCCGCAATTTCGGCCATCGCCTGGAAGCCATCGAGCGCATCCAGCAGGCGGCCACGGGGCTGGACGAGCGCATTGCAGACATTGTCCAGCAGGAGGCGGCGCTCAACCAGCTCGATGCCAGGCTGCTGGTGTTGACGGAGCGCCTGCTTGATGTGCCGCAATCCAGCGAACCGGTGGTTTTCGCCGCTCTCAAAACGGCATGACCGCCGGCCCGCAGGAGTTTGCCGCCCGCGTGGTGGGCTGGCAAAAGACGCATGGCCGCCGCGGCCTGCCGTGGCAGGACACACGGGACCCTTATCGGGTCTGGCTCTCGGAAATCATGCTGCAGCAGACGCAGGTGGCTACCGTCCTCGATTATTTCCCCCGTTTCCTGCGACGCTTCCCTGACGTGAAGGCGCTTGCCGGGGCCAGCCTGGACGACGTGCTGGCGCTGTGGAGCGGCCTCGGCTATTACAGCCGCGCGCGCAACCTGCACCGCTGTGCCGTAGCCGTAGTGACGCAGCATGGCGGCGAGTTTCCGCCCAGTGCGCAGCAGCTGCAAACCCTGCCGGGCATCGGGCGCTCGACAGCGGGTGCGATCGCGGCGTTTTGTTTTGGCGAGCGGGTCGCCATTCTGGACGGCAATGTGAAGCGTGTCCTGACCCGTGTCTTGGGGTTTGGTGCCGATCTGGCCGTGGCCACCAACGAGCGCGCCCTATGGGATCAGGCTACCGCCTTGTTGCCGCGTCACTCACTGGCGCAGGCCATGCCGCGCTATACCCAGGGCCTGATGGATCTCGGGGCCACCATTTGCCTGGCGCGCAATCCGGGCTGCCTGATCTGCCCGCTGCGCGAGCTTTGCGCCGCGCAGCAACAGGGCGAGCCGGAAAATTATCCCGTCAAGACCCGCAAGCTCAAGCGCAGCGCGCAATCGCTCTGGCTGCTGCGGGCGCACGCGGCCGATGGCGCCGTCTGGCTGGCGAAGCGGCCGACACCGGGCGTCTGGGCCGGCTTGTACTGCCTGCCCGTGTTCGACAGCCGCGAGGCGCTGCAGATGCAATTGCCAGTGCGATTTCGGGCGCGGCTGCAGGACGCGCCGGCGTTCACCCATGTTTTGACGCACAAGGACTTGCACCTGCATCCGGTAACGGTGCAATTGCCAGTCAGTGCAAAGACGGGCCTTGAGGGAGCCTGGTTTGCCGCAGATCAGTGGCCCGGCTTGGGGCTGCCCGCGCCGATTCGCAAGCTGTTGAGTCAGGGTTGAGTCGGGCCTGGGGCGGGCTCAACCCACATCCAGCTCGCGGTGGCGCCTCAGGGTGGTCCATTGGCTGGCAAAGATGTCGGCCAGTTGCTCGACCAGGTAGACCGAGCGATGCTGGCCGCCGGTGCAGCCAATGGCCACGGTGACGTAGCTGCGATGGTCGCGCGCTAGGGCACCCAGCCAGGCGTCCAGAAAGTGCTGGATGTCGCCGAGCATCTGGGTCACCTCGGCTTGCTGGCGCAGGTAGGCGGCGACCGGCTCGTCGCGCCCGGTCAGCGCGCGCAGCGCCGACTCGTAGTGGGGGTTGGGCAGCATGCGCACGTCGAACACATAGTCGGCATCCACCGGAATGCCGCGCTTGAAGGCAAACGACTCGAACACCAGCGTGAGCTGGCTGGCAGGCGCCGAAATCAGCGATTTGACGTAGCCCTGCAA encodes:
- the mutY gene encoding A/G-specific adenine glycosylase, which encodes MTAGPQEFAARVVGWQKTHGRRGLPWQDTRDPYRVWLSEIMLQQTQVATVLDYFPRFLRRFPDVKALAGASLDDVLALWSGLGYYSRARNLHRCAVAVVTQHGGEFPPSAQQLQTLPGIGRSTAGAIAAFCFGERVAILDGNVKRVLTRVLGFGADLAVATNERALWDQATALLPRHSLAQAMPRYTQGLMDLGATICLARNPGCLICPLRELCAAQQQGEPENYPVKTRKLKRSAQSLWLLRAHAADGAVWLAKRPTPGVWAGLYCLPVFDSREALQMQLPVRFRARLQDAPAFTHVLTHKDLHLHPVTVQLPVSAKTGLEGAWFAADQWPGLGLPAPIRKLLSQG